A genome region from Sphaerisporangium krabiense includes the following:
- a CDS encoding diacylglycerol/lipid kinase family protein, producing MPGELVLLVNPAARGGRSSRLLDPVVRRLRAGGRPVSVVVGASAEDALERARAAVAAGPEALVAFGGDGLVHLAVQAVAGTGVPLGVIPAGTGNDIAAAFGIPRDLRAAADVVAAGAVRVADLARTDGGEWFAGVMACGFDSKVNERANRMTGPPGAARYLLAMLRELRAFAPIPFTVTLDGETSAGEATLVAVANTGSYGAGMRVCPQAEPDDGLLDVLTVGPMPAAAFLRVFPRVYRGTHLGHPAITARRARRVTIDAPGVIAYADGERLGPLPLTCEIVPGALRLLAPPTV from the coding sequence ATGCCTGGTGAGTTGGTCCTGCTCGTGAACCCCGCGGCCCGTGGCGGCCGTTCGTCGCGCCTGCTCGACCCCGTGGTGCGCCGCCTGCGGGCCGGCGGCCGCCCGGTGTCGGTCGTCGTGGGTGCCAGTGCCGAGGACGCGCTCGAACGCGCCCGCGCGGCCGTCGCCGCGGGTCCGGAGGCCCTGGTCGCCTTCGGCGGCGACGGGCTGGTCCACCTGGCCGTCCAGGCGGTCGCCGGCACCGGCGTCCCGCTCGGGGTGATCCCCGCGGGCACCGGCAACGACATCGCCGCCGCCTTCGGCATCCCCCGGGACCTGCGCGCCGCGGCGGACGTCGTCGCGGCCGGCGCGGTCCGGGTGGCCGACCTGGCGCGCACCGACGGCGGGGAGTGGTTCGCCGGGGTGATGGCCTGCGGCTTCGACTCCAAGGTCAACGAGCGGGCCAACCGGATGACCGGCCCGCCCGGCGCCGCCCGTTACCTGCTGGCCATGCTGCGCGAGCTGCGCGCCTTCGCCCCCATCCCCTTCACCGTCACCCTCGACGGCGAGACCTCCGCGGGGGAGGCGACGCTGGTCGCCGTCGCCAACACCGGCTCCTACGGCGCGGGCATGCGCGTCTGCCCCCAGGCCGAGCCCGACGACGGCCTGCTCGACGTCCTGACCGTGGGCCCGATGCCCGCGGCGGCCTTCCTGCGCGTCTTCCCCCGCGTCTACCGGGGCACCCACCTCGGCCACCCGGCGATCACCGCCCGCCGCGCCCGCCGCGTCACGATCGACGCCCCCGGCGTGATCGCCTACGCCGACGGCGAGCGCCTCGGCCCCCTCCCGCTGACCTGCGAGATCGTCCCCGGCGCCCTGCGCCTCCTCGCCCCGCCCACGGTCTGA